Proteins from a single region of Schistocerca gregaria isolate iqSchGreg1 chromosome 3, iqSchGreg1.2, whole genome shotgun sequence:
- the LOC126354466 gene encoding pupal cuticle protein G1A-like produces MYKLSIVLVAVALCAVQAAPAPRASPGLLAAAPVAYAAAPVAYAAPAVVTAHSSQVVAQNFHAPLVAAAYALPAAVHAPAAAFVL; encoded by the coding sequence AGCATCGTGCTGGTGGCAGTGGCGCTGTGCGCCGTGCAGGCGGCCCCCGCCCCCAGGGCGTCGCCCGGCCTGCTGGCGGCCGCCCCCGTGGCCTACGCGGCCGCCCCcgtggcctacgccgcccccgccgtggTGACGGCGCACAGCTCTCAGGTGGTGGCGCAGAACTTCCACGCGCCGCTCGTCGCCGCCGCCTACGCCCTGCCGGCCGCCGTCCACGCGCCCGCCGCCGCCTTCGTGCTTTGA